A region of Haliotis asinina isolate JCU_RB_2024 chromosome 7, JCU_Hal_asi_v2, whole genome shotgun sequence DNA encodes the following proteins:
- the LOC137292179 gene encoding receptor-type tyrosine-protein phosphatase T-like, whose amino-acid sequence MVDVWRVFSALSLCLIAGTQGDCPKGKYGERCDDECHCPLDECDPLSGCLATVCDPGWSGPKCQIKTQLLISVVVAGGAYLMLIIAAVVVCWCDRKSRTGSHSFLPPSQGTLRSNVRNENPGTPEGSTEVEVEKLHDKIREVLSQHGGIHREFHRLSAGASQPQHRARRNRGKNRYRNLYPYDYNQVRLTKLGRDSLSTYINANYINGYLKPRAYIVTQGPKRTTIGDFWRMIFEKEITRVVMLTNHVEKGVVKCDSYWLDGYNLDTGHFLISVTMKKQRSHWNFRTLKATSKETGESLIVHHFQFTVWFEDSTADDLALAEFVFRVRRTPNPNNSPLLVHCSGGIGRTGTYITVDYLLDQAFTDHKVDVFQVVNTMRQQRHSMVQNQSQYISVYTTLYEALLVGDTALSLAAFRERARQADGTFTMGNMTVPQLVQKLARERGNAELGGSYRSRLRMRGRTDLLTVVMPSRLSVRGYLVTQAPCITTASSFWELTIKHESSTIIVLPKSLHRLRSFLPTLGSSLDLDPVNVKCSMVYDISCDIILKNVERKMEGDVCAQSVRVYLLNMMNSNVVLDLMREMESHGVTTTRPVTVMFSDGERRMATLFCIMCNIVQGMMYDSEVEVYNNIRRLGHLFDNDLTEDEVSMCFELASSFISTQGN is encoded by the exons ATGGTGGATGTATGGCGAGTTTTCTCAGCTCTGTCTCTCTGCCTGATTGCGGGCACGCAAG GTGACTGCCCTAAAGGAAAATACGGAGAAAGGTGTGATGATGAGTGCCACTGCCCCCTGGACGAATGTGATCCTCTATCTGGTTGTTTAGCAACTGTCTGTGATCCGGGATGGTCTGGACCAAAATGTCAGATAA AGACTCAGTTGTTGATCAGTGTTGTGGTCGCGGGAGGGGCGTACCTGATGTTGATCATCGCTGCGGTTGTTGTGTGTTG GTGCGATAGGAAGAGCAGGACAGGCTCCCATAGTTTCCTACCTCCTTCACAAG GAACTCTGAGATCCAATGTGAGGAACGAAAACCCTGGCACACCTGAAGGCTCCACTGAAGTGGAGGTGGAAAAACTGCATGACAAGATCAGGGAGGTGCTAAGTCAACATGGCGGTATTCACAGGGAATTCCAC CGACTTTCCGCTGGTGCCAGTCAACCTCAGCACAGAGCCCGACGTAACAGAGGCAAGAACCGCTACAGGAACCTTTATCCTT atGATTACAACCAAGTCCGGCTGACCAAACTGGGCAGAGATTCCCTCTCCACCTACATCAACGCCAACTACATCAAT GGATACTTGAAACCTCGAGCATACATTGTGACTCAAG GGCCCAAAAGGACAACTATTGGTGACTTCTGGCGAATGATCTTTGAGAAAGAGATAACTCGAGTGGTCATGCTGACCAACCATGTAGAGAAGGGAGTG GTCAAATGCGACTCCTACTGGCTGGACGGATATAACCTTGATACTGGACATTTCCTGATTTCTGTCACCATGAAGAAGCAGAGATCTCACTGGAACTTCCGGACACTCAAAGCCACGTCGAAAGAG ACTGGCGAAAGTCTTATTGTCCATCACTTCCAGTTTACTGTGTGGTTTGAGGACAGCACGGCTGATGATCTCGCTTTGGCAGAGTTTGTTTTCAGAGTGAGACGGACACCCAACCCTAACAACTCTCCACTGCTGGTTCACTGTAG TGGAGGGATCGGCCGGACAGGGACCTACATTACAGTGGACTATCTGCTGGACCAGGCCTTCACTGACCACAAGGTGGACGTGTTCCAGGTGGTCAATACCATGAGACAACAGCGCCACAGCATGGTACAGAACCAG AGTCAGTACATCAGCGTGTACACCACTCTGTATGAAGCCCTCCTGGTCGGTGATACAGCCTTATCCCTGGCGGCATTTAGAGAAAGGGCTCGTCAGGCAGATGGTACATTCACAATGGGAAACATGACTGTTCCTCAGCTGGTACAG AAACTGGCAAGAGAGAGAGGAAATGCTGAATTAG GAGGCAGCTACAGGAGCAGGTTAAGGATGAGGGGCAGAACTGATCTCCTGACAGTCGTGATGCCG TCCCGACTGtctgtgagaggataccttgtAACCCAGGCTCCCTGCATCACCACGGCATCTTCCTTCTGGGAACTCACAATCAAACACGAGTCGTCTACAATCATAGTCCTTCCCAAGTCATTACAC AGGCTGCGCAGTTTCCTGCCGACGTTGGGATCCAGTCTCGACTTGGACCCAGTGAACGTCAAATGTTCCATGGTGTATGATATCAGTTGCGATATCATTTTGAAGAATGTGGAAAGAAAAATGGAG GGAGACGTTTGCGCACAGTCAGTGCGTGTGTACCTGCTGAATATGATGAACTCAAACGTTGTCCTTGACCTTATGAGAGAGATGGAGTCACATGGGGTGACCACTACACGGCCCGTTACAGTGATGTTTAG TGACGGCGAAAGGCGAATGGCGACGTTGTTCTGCATTATGTGCAACATCGTGCAGGGCATGATGTACGACAGCGAGGTGGAGGTCTACAACAACATCAGACGTCTCGGGCACCTGTTTGACAACGACCTTACTGAG GATGAAGTATCCATGTGTTTTGAACTGGCCTCGTCCTTCATCTCAACACAAGGGAACTGA